The following are from one region of the Sandaracinus amylolyticus genome:
- a CDS encoding VanZ family protein yields the protein MHTERRGAIALAAIVSLALATLVVLADADRITPLLVFVHGVPLGDKLGHLVLIGLLALVVELATGGRSVSIARVPIRIGSAVVLALVVLEEISQRWVPTRSFDCGDLAADVIGIAVLGTLGARLGAQRECSLARGTHGSVRSTWTAGPRAGEPIVGDVAQRAVKRST from the coding sequence ATGCACACCGAACGACGCGGCGCGATCGCGCTCGCAGCGATCGTGTCGCTCGCGCTCGCGACGCTCGTCGTGCTCGCCGACGCCGATCGCATCACGCCGCTGCTCGTCTTCGTCCACGGTGTGCCGCTCGGCGACAAGCTCGGGCACCTCGTCCTCATCGGTCTGCTCGCGCTCGTCGTCGAGCTCGCGACCGGCGGGCGCAGCGTGTCGATCGCGCGCGTGCCGATCCGCATCGGCAGCGCGGTGGTGCTCGCGCTCGTGGTGCTCGAGGAGATCTCGCAGCGCTGGGTGCCGACCCGCAGCTTCGACTGCGGCGATCTCGCCGCCGACGTGATCGGCATCGCGGTGCTCGGCACGCTCGGCGCGCGCCTCGGTGCTCAGCGGGAGTGCTCGCTGGCGCGGGGCACGCACGGGAGCGTGCGGAGCACGTGGACGGCAGGGCCCCGCGCCGGCGAGCCGATCGTTGGAGACGTGGCTCAGCGCGCGGTGAAGCGCAGCACGTGA
- a CDS encoding nidogen-like domain-containing protein: MLRSRDLACVAALVASLVPCASASAQRCLPGDTDDNPAQNRYCGTDLRTGFGGMAGFGTNTSCLSQNDDGSSPPIDIRPYFPMGLRFFDRTHNQIYVNTNGNITFSGRVRTFTPNPFPVANQPMIAPFWADVDIRSADGSCGELVGQTCTECAPCQPFTNNQVWWHFEEGLAVFTWDEVGYFDCGADRRNSFQLILEAADVCGESAGDFNVEFRFNRCEWDTGTASGGTGGFAALDGRTCTTDADCPFTVIPLRPAGQCRAGRCQTGTAAQSGFDAGNMTNFFEILGSRATQTINRRLCEESNVDMPGVWRFQLRGGAVQCPTAGQECDTEMEGACAAGRISCACSGASCTTSCVPQVTPRAERCNQLDDDCDGSVDDEDEGALCASGQRCVDGSCVGTCFEGGCPAGFTCTETGCVESACVGVTCPPGERCRGGECVDACGGVTCPAPTVCIGGACVDTCASVMCDECTACDDGSCVARCDLGGSCGTGEECQASTGRCVPSGCATVSCSPGMVCRAGACVDACVGATCPEGEVCRAGACVAMPPEVDAGTPRPDGGVGGVDSGTPINPLDAGATEPDAGRRRRPPSTGDGCCTVAAGAERGRQDGALALSIVIGLAAITRLRRRRTMRG; encoded by the coding sequence ATGCTTCGATCTCGTGACCTTGCTTGTGTGGCCGCGCTCGTCGCGTCGCTGGTTCCATGTGCATCCGCCTCGGCGCAGCGCTGCCTGCCCGGCGACACGGACGACAACCCGGCCCAGAACCGCTACTGCGGCACCGATCTCCGCACCGGGTTCGGCGGGATGGCGGGCTTCGGCACGAACACCAGCTGCCTCTCGCAGAACGACGACGGCAGCTCACCGCCGATCGACATCCGGCCCTACTTCCCGATGGGCCTGCGCTTCTTCGATCGCACGCACAACCAGATCTACGTCAACACCAACGGCAACATCACGTTCAGCGGCCGCGTCCGCACGTTCACGCCGAACCCGTTCCCGGTCGCGAACCAGCCGATGATCGCGCCCTTCTGGGCCGACGTGGACATCCGCAGCGCCGACGGCTCGTGCGGGGAGTTGGTCGGCCAGACGTGCACCGAGTGCGCGCCGTGTCAGCCGTTCACCAACAACCAGGTGTGGTGGCACTTCGAAGAAGGCCTCGCGGTGTTCACCTGGGACGAGGTCGGCTACTTCGACTGCGGCGCCGATCGCCGCAACAGCTTCCAGCTGATCCTCGAGGCGGCCGACGTCTGCGGCGAGAGCGCGGGCGACTTCAACGTCGAGTTCCGGTTCAACCGCTGCGAGTGGGACACCGGCACCGCGAGCGGCGGCACGGGCGGCTTCGCCGCGCTCGACGGACGCACCTGCACGACCGATGCGGATTGCCCGTTCACGGTGATCCCGCTGCGTCCTGCCGGGCAGTGTCGAGCGGGTCGCTGTCAGACCGGCACCGCCGCGCAGTCGGGCTTCGACGCCGGCAACATGACGAACTTCTTCGAGATCCTCGGGTCGCGCGCGACCCAGACGATCAACCGTCGTCTGTGCGAGGAGTCGAACGTCGACATGCCCGGTGTGTGGCGCTTCCAGCTGCGCGGCGGCGCGGTGCAGTGCCCGACCGCCGGCCAGGAGTGCGACACCGAGATGGAAGGCGCGTGCGCTGCGGGCCGCATCTCGTGCGCGTGCAGCGGCGCGTCGTGCACGACGTCGTGCGTGCCCCAGGTGACGCCGCGCGCCGAGCGCTGCAACCAGCTCGACGACGACTGCGACGGCAGCGTCGACGACGAGGACGAGGGCGCGCTCTGCGCGTCGGGCCAGCGCTGCGTCGACGGCTCGTGCGTGGGCACGTGCTTCGAGGGCGGATGCCCCGCGGGCTTCACCTGCACCGAGACCGGCTGCGTCGAGAGCGCGTGCGTCGGCGTGACGTGCCCGCCGGGTGAGCGCTGCCGCGGCGGTGAGTGCGTCGATGCGTGCGGCGGCGTGACCTGCCCCGCGCCCACCGTGTGCATCGGCGGTGCGTGCGTCGACACCTGCGCGAGCGTCATGTGCGACGAGTGCACCGCGTGCGACGACGGCTCGTGCGTCGCGCGCTGCGATCTCGGTGGCTCGTGCGGTACCGGCGAGGAGTGCCAGGCGAGCACCGGACGCTGCGTGCCGAGCGGATGCGCGACGGTCTCGTGCAGCCCGGGCATGGTCTGCCGCGCGGGCGCGTGCGTCGATGCGTGCGTGGGCGCGACGTGCCCCGAGGGCGAGGTCTGCCGCGCCGGCGCGTGCGTCGCGATGCCGCCCGAGGTCGATGCGGGCACCCCGCGGCCCGATGGCGGCGTCGGCGGCGTCGACTCGGGCACGCCGATCAACCCGCTCGACGCGGGCGCGACCGAGCCCGACGCGGGCCGCCGCCGTCGTCCGCCGAGCACCGGCGATGGCTGCTGCACCGTCGCGGCGGGCGCGGAGCGTGGTCGTCAAGACGGCGCGCTCGCGCTCTCGATCGTGATCGGGCTCGCGGCGATCACCCGCCTGCGTCGTCGTCGTACGATGCGCGGGTGA
- a CDS encoding glycoside hydrolase family 1 protein — MSRPTIEREDASRTPRGASAITFPPRFLWGTATSSHQVEGEQTQSDWAAWEARRGRIHGGDRAGRACEWWAGRAEEDFERARTMGHGAIRLSLEWSRLEPRPGVFDEAAFDRYARMLEKARAIGLTTMVGLDHFTLPYWLAVRGSWLAEEAPDRFARYADRCARRLGDLVPLWTTLNEPSVLAFMAYVGKAWPPGLGNPVLGARALRAQLVAHGAAYHAVHDARRDAQVGLVLNLPAIDPYDSTSARDRAVATAQDWAFNGVVLDALAHARLRFPLALREESAPVLRGPNGPALDFVGLNYYGRYRVRFDARHPAELFGRRDARETVHTESNDWGEIHPEGLTRQLMRLARAFPRMPLYVTENGMFDPSDTRRPSYLVSHVRAVHDAIAQGADVRGYFVWSLIDNFEWAEGWSTPFGLLALDRTTQARTARRSADVYSAICRANGVSDALEA, encoded by the coding sequence GTGAGCCGACCGACGATCGAGCGAGAGGACGCGTCGCGCACGCCGCGCGGCGCGTCGGCGATCACCTTCCCACCGCGCTTCCTCTGGGGCACCGCGACCTCGTCGCATCAGGTCGAGGGCGAGCAGACGCAGAGCGACTGGGCGGCGTGGGAAGCGCGGCGCGGGCGCATCCACGGCGGCGATCGCGCGGGGCGTGCGTGCGAGTGGTGGGCCGGTCGCGCCGAGGAGGACTTCGAGCGCGCGCGCACGATGGGACACGGCGCGATCCGTCTCTCGCTCGAGTGGAGCCGGCTCGAGCCGCGTCCCGGGGTGTTCGACGAGGCCGCGTTCGATCGGTACGCGCGCATGCTCGAGAAGGCGCGCGCGATCGGGCTCACCACGATGGTGGGCCTCGACCACTTCACGCTGCCGTACTGGCTCGCGGTGCGCGGCAGCTGGCTCGCCGAGGAGGCGCCCGATCGCTTCGCGCGATATGCGGATCGCTGCGCGCGACGGCTCGGGGATCTGGTGCCGCTGTGGACGACGCTGAACGAGCCGTCGGTGCTCGCGTTCATGGCGTACGTCGGCAAGGCGTGGCCGCCCGGGCTGGGCAACCCGGTGCTCGGCGCGCGGGCGCTGCGCGCGCAGCTCGTCGCGCACGGCGCCGCGTACCACGCGGTGCACGACGCACGTCGCGACGCGCAGGTGGGCCTCGTGCTCAACCTGCCTGCGATCGATCCCTACGACTCGACGAGCGCGCGTGATCGTGCGGTCGCGACGGCGCAGGACTGGGCGTTCAACGGCGTGGTGCTCGACGCCCTCGCGCACGCGCGGCTGCGCTTCCCGCTCGCGCTGCGCGAGGAGAGCGCGCCGGTGCTGCGTGGACCGAACGGACCGGCGCTCGACTTCGTAGGGCTCAACTACTACGGGCGATACCGCGTGCGCTTCGATGCGCGCCATCCCGCCGAGCTCTTCGGTCGTCGCGACGCGCGCGAGACCGTGCACACCGAGTCGAACGACTGGGGCGAGATCCACCCCGAGGGCCTCACGCGCCAGCTGATGCGCCTCGCGCGCGCGTTCCCGCGGATGCCGCTCTACGTGACCGAGAACGGCATGTTCGATCCGAGCGACACGCGCCGTCCGAGCTACCTCGTGTCGCACGTGCGCGCGGTGCACGACGCGATCGCGCAGGGCGCCGACGTGCGCGGCTACTTCGTGTGGTCGCTGATCGACAACTTCGAGTGGGCGGAGGGCTGGTCCACGCCCTTCGGTCTGCTCGCGCTCGACCGCACGACGCAGGCGCGCACCGCGCGTCGCAGCGCGGACGTGTACTCCGCGATCTGCCGCGCGAACGGAGTGAGCGATGCCCTCGAAGCGTGA
- a CDS encoding YdeI/OmpD-associated family protein → MPSKREPEETRAFASREAWREWLEANHVTSRGLWVRLAKKGAGTASITYPEALEIALCFGWIDGQKKGDGDAWWLQRFTPRGARSIWSKINRAKAEALIASGAMREAGLREVERAKSDGRWDAAYDSPSTAKIPDDLEAALAKSAKARAFFAKLDATNRYAILHRLQTAKKPETRARRIEQFVAMLEKGEKIHER, encoded by the coding sequence ATGCCCTCGAAGCGTGAGCCCGAGGAGACGCGCGCGTTCGCGTCGCGCGAGGCGTGGCGCGAGTGGCTCGAGGCGAACCACGTCACGTCGCGCGGGCTCTGGGTGCGGCTCGCGAAGAAGGGCGCGGGCACCGCGTCGATCACGTACCCGGAGGCGCTCGAGATCGCGCTCTGCTTCGGATGGATCGACGGGCAGAAGAAGGGCGATGGAGACGCGTGGTGGCTGCAGCGCTTCACGCCGCGCGGGGCGCGCAGCATCTGGTCGAAGATCAACCGCGCGAAGGCCGAGGCGCTGATCGCGAGCGGTGCGATGCGCGAGGCGGGGCTGCGCGAGGTGGAGCGCGCGAAGTCCGACGGACGATGGGACGCGGCGTACGACTCGCCGAGCACCGCGAAGATCCCCGACGACCTCGAGGCCGCGCTCGCGAAGAGCGCGAAGGCGCGCGCGTTCTTCGCGAAGCTCGACGCGACGAACCGCTACGCGATCCTGCATCGCCTCCAGACCGCGAAGAAGCCCGAGACCCGCGCCCGTCGCATCGAGCAGTTCGTCGCGATGCTCGAGAAGGGCGAGAAGATCCACGAGCGATGA
- a CDS encoding c-type cytochrome domain-containing protein, which translates to MHHRICVLLISLGATSALGCSLDRVELIPGPSGCPGQGCPAPADDGGAPPPTPGVCGDALCGAGEDCASCPADCGPCTDACESGLAPNVAYGEEIQPIFDARCTGCHGATDPAAGLRLDTLLGLLAGSTSGRVIEPCSCRDSLLWKKIGPDPFTGERMPLGGTPLSDAEIERICQWIDEGAESRFDPATCGAPVGPPAGACDVCGDGACGVSESCGSCVIDCGCEPPPPERDVTAPVFEGARDTESPSPTQCVVSWRPAVDDVSPPEAIVYQVFVGPRDTALDLSRPVAITAPGATSQVVTVAPGDRVDVVVRAVDAAGNRDANLRARECDGRD; encoded by the coding sequence ATGCATCACCGGATCTGCGTGCTCCTGATCTCGCTCGGCGCGACGTCGGCCCTCGGCTGCTCGCTCGATCGCGTCGAGCTCATCCCCGGCCCGAGCGGCTGTCCAGGACAGGGCTGCCCCGCCCCGGCCGACGACGGCGGAGCGCCCCCGCCGACGCCCGGGGTGTGTGGCGACGCGCTGTGCGGAGCCGGCGAGGACTGCGCGTCGTGCCCCGCGGACTGCGGCCCGTGCACCGACGCGTGCGAGAGCGGTCTCGCGCCCAACGTCGCCTACGGCGAGGAGATCCAGCCGATCTTCGACGCGCGCTGCACCGGCTGCCACGGCGCGACCGATCCCGCGGCGGGCCTGCGCCTCGACACCCTGCTCGGCCTGCTCGCGGGCAGCACCTCGGGCCGGGTGATCGAGCCCTGCAGCTGCCGCGACAGCTTGCTCTGGAAGAAGATCGGGCCCGACCCGTTCACCGGCGAGCGCATGCCGCTCGGCGGGACGCCGCTCTCGGACGCGGAGATCGAGCGCATCTGCCAGTGGATCGACGAGGGCGCCGAGTCGCGCTTCGATCCCGCGACCTGCGGCGCGCCGGTGGGCCCCCCGGCCGGCGCGTGCGACGTGTGCGGCGACGGCGCGTGCGGCGTGAGCGAGTCGTGCGGGTCGTGTGTGATCGACTGCGGCTGCGAGCCGCCGCCTCCCGAGCGCGACGTCACGGCGCCGGTGTTCGAGGGCGCGCGCGACACCGAGTCGCCGTCGCCGACCCAGTGCGTCGTGTCGTGGCGCCCCGCGGTCGACGACGTCTCTCCGCCCGAGGCGATCGTCTATCAGGTGTTCGTCGGTCCTCGCGACACGGCGCTCGACCTCTCGCGCCCGGTCGCGATCACGGCGCCCGGCGCGACCTCGCAGGTCGTCACGGTCGCGCCCGGTGATCGCGTGGACGTCGTCGTCCGCGCGGTCGACGCCGCGGGCAATCGCGACGCGAACCTGCGCGCCCGCGAGTGCGACGGACGCGACTGA
- a CDS encoding SDR family NAD(P)-dependent oxidoreductase → MKVSSESRLFVVTGPTSGIGRSIVLELARPGNVLVLVGRDREKMRDVSGLVEARGGGAEVVECDLGDLASVARAAGAIATLSRRVPLRGLVNNAGVQDIRATRTRDGVDTTFAVNHVASFALTEALLPSFDDGARVLFVASGVEDPDDPFARRMGFRGGRYLSAEDAAAGRWTPGGSSIPGQDAYASSKLCNVLVARHLAREVPASRVRFASMNPGFVPGTGLARDMGFGALTMLVWRYVMPLLARLVRGWSTPERAGRVVARFLGDAADTIPNGAFLDADGSLRRGSATSRDEALAARVVEETRALLSRLGRSARSSVPADAE, encoded by the coding sequence ATGAAGGTTTCTTCGGAATCGAGGCTGTTCGTGGTGACCGGGCCGACCTCGGGAATCGGCCGAAGTATCGTGCTGGAGCTCGCAAGACCCGGCAACGTGCTGGTGCTGGTGGGCCGTGACCGCGAGAAGATGAGGGATGTTTCAGGTTTGGTGGAGGCGCGGGGCGGCGGCGCGGAGGTCGTGGAGTGCGACCTCGGCGACCTCGCGTCGGTCGCGCGGGCGGCGGGCGCGATCGCGACGCTGTCGCGGCGGGTCCCGCTGCGAGGGCTCGTGAACAACGCAGGCGTCCAGGACATCCGCGCGACCCGGACGCGCGACGGCGTGGACACGACGTTCGCGGTGAACCACGTCGCGTCGTTCGCGCTCACCGAGGCGCTGCTGCCCTCGTTCGACGACGGCGCGCGGGTGCTCTTCGTGGCGTCGGGCGTGGAAGATCCCGACGATCCCTTCGCCAGGCGCATGGGGTTCCGCGGGGGGCGCTACCTGTCGGCGGAGGACGCGGCCGCGGGGAGGTGGACGCCCGGCGGCTCGAGCATCCCGGGGCAGGACGCGTACGCGAGCTCGAAGCTGTGCAACGTGCTGGTCGCGCGGCACCTCGCCCGCGAGGTCCCTGCCTCGCGCGTGCGCTTCGCATCGATGAACCCCGGCTTCGTGCCGGGAACCGGGCTCGCCCGCGACATGGGCTTCGGCGCGCTCACGATGCTGGTGTGGCGCTACGTGATGCCGCTCCTCGCGCGGCTCGTTCGAGGCTGGAGCACGCCGGAGCGCGCGGGCCGCGTGGTCGCGCGATTCCTCGGCGACGCGGCGGACACCATCCCGAACGGCGCGTTCCTCGATGCCGACGGGAGCCTTCGTCGGGGGTCGGCGACGAGCCGCGACGAGGCGCTCGCGGCGCGCGTGGTCGAGGAGACCCGCGCGCTGCTGTCGCGCCTCGGTCGGAGCGCGCGGTCGAGCGTCCCCGCCGACGCCGAGTGA
- a CDS encoding TetR/AcrR family transcriptional regulator produces the protein MPSAGALGPRKVARQARAVATVEAIHEAAIQLLTEVGYDGLTTTLVAQRAGVSVGTLYQYYGDKHSLAVALVRDYLGHVEAALRGVLEEERSLPTLARHLVRRFVTLEIEHRELCGALRTVFVLPDVQQALAAATGAITEVLAKRIVDAKPEWPASRAREVATMWSTMISGTTGEMLGRSPQSLSEPWFAEALEVAVLALLRG, from the coding sequence ATGCCGAGCGCGGGCGCGCTCGGCCCTCGGAAAGTCGCGCGACAGGCGCGCGCCGTCGCGACGGTGGAGGCGATCCACGAGGCGGCCATTCAGCTTCTGACCGAGGTCGGCTACGACGGGCTCACGACGACGCTGGTCGCGCAGCGGGCCGGGGTGTCGGTCGGGACGCTCTACCAGTACTACGGCGACAAGCACTCGCTCGCGGTCGCGCTGGTGCGTGACTACCTCGGGCACGTCGAGGCCGCGCTGCGGGGCGTGCTCGAGGAGGAGCGGAGCCTGCCGACGCTCGCGCGGCACCTGGTGCGGCGCTTCGTGACGCTCGAGATCGAGCACCGCGAGCTCTGCGGCGCGCTGCGCACGGTGTTCGTGCTCCCCGACGTGCAGCAGGCGCTCGCCGCGGCGACGGGCGCGATCACCGAGGTCCTCGCGAAGCGCATCGTGGACGCGAAGCCGGAGTGGCCGGCGTCCCGGGCGCGCGAGGTGGCGACCATGTGGTCGACGATGATCAGCGGCACGACGGGGGAGATGCTGGGGCGCTCGCCGCAGTCGCTCTCCGAGCCGTGGTTCGCGGAGGCGCTCGAGGTCGCGGTGCTCGCGCTGCTGCGGGGGTGA
- the bioB gene encoding biotin synthase BioB: protein MQSPEIRHDWTLDEVLAIHELPLTDLLLRAQMVHRRFHPPDSVQLCTLLSVKTGGCPEDCSYCPQSSKHDTSVEPERLLTVDEVLSSARRARESGSTRFCMGAAWREVKDGPAFDRVVDMVKGVRELGLEACATLGMLTEDQAKKLADAGLTAYNHNLDTSREHYGEIISTRTYDDRLKTISNVAKAGISLCCGGILGMGESTRDRCEMLRTLAALDPQPGSVPINALVPVEGTPLEDQPQIDPIDMVRAIATARIVMPKAMVRLSAGRTELSREAQILCFMAGANSIFYGDKLLTTGNPDVSADRELLRDAGMKPMLPYASPDPTVQGTRERGPQPKPGTIALSARIPADAE, encoded by the coding sequence ATGCAGTCACCCGAGATCCGTCACGACTGGACCCTCGACGAGGTCCTCGCGATCCACGAGCTCCCGCTCACCGATCTCCTGCTCCGCGCGCAGATGGTCCATCGCCGCTTCCATCCGCCGGACTCGGTCCAGCTCTGCACGCTGCTCAGCGTGAAGACCGGCGGCTGCCCCGAGGACTGCAGCTACTGCCCGCAGTCGAGCAAGCACGACACGAGCGTCGAGCCCGAGCGCCTGCTGACCGTCGACGAAGTGCTCTCCTCGGCGCGCCGCGCGCGCGAGTCGGGCTCGACGCGGTTCTGCATGGGCGCCGCGTGGCGCGAGGTGAAGGACGGCCCGGCGTTCGATCGCGTCGTCGACATGGTGAAGGGCGTGCGCGAGCTCGGCCTCGAGGCGTGCGCGACGCTCGGCATGCTCACCGAGGACCAGGCGAAGAAGCTCGCGGACGCGGGCCTCACTGCCTACAACCACAACCTCGACACCTCGCGCGAGCACTACGGCGAGATCATCAGCACGCGCACCTACGACGATCGCCTGAAGACGATCTCGAACGTCGCGAAGGCGGGCATCTCGCTGTGCTGCGGCGGCATCCTCGGCATGGGCGAGTCGACGCGTGATCGCTGCGAGATGCTGCGCACCCTCGCGGCGCTCGATCCCCAGCCCGGCAGCGTGCCGATCAACGCGCTGGTTCCGGTCGAGGGCACGCCGCTCGAGGACCAGCCCCAGATCGATCCGATCGACATGGTCCGCGCGATCGCCACCGCGCGCATCGTGATGCCGAAGGCGATGGTCCGCCTCAGCGCGGGCCGCACCGAGCTCTCGCGCGAGGCGCAGATCCTCTGCTTCATGGCGGGCGCGAACTCGATCTTCTACGGCGACAAGCTGCTCACCACCGGCAACCCCGACGTCTCCGCGGATCGCGAGCTCCTGCGCGACGCGGGCATGAAGCCGATGCTCCCCTACGCATCGCCCGACCCCACGGTGCAGGGCACGCGCGAGCGCGGCCCGCAGCCGAAGCCGGGCACGATCGCGCTCTCGGCGCGCATCCCCGCCGACGCCGAGTGA
- a CDS encoding di-heme oxidoredictase family protein: MGIALATACGNDAPRLPEIAAPPIERVVEDPSDAPLAGLSAEELARFDEGDARFELPFREAQGLGPLYVHRACTSCHEDDARGPGAVRRIVRRGEDAPALPWGDVVRPRTTAGATIAVIAPVHPSIGEVVRLAPAVFARGLIEAIPDAAIEANERAQRGVISGRVARLADGRIGRFGHKARTATLDEFVADALLGDMGLTSPMRPEELPGPEGIRDDAKPGVDVSDEEIALLADYVRLLAMPRREARDARVFEAVGCATCHVPSTRTRDDHEVPALRAVDAAIYSDLLLHDMGDALADGIAEGAASGREWRTAPLVGVRHLRGLMHDGRARTVREAIDAHASEGSEANAVVERFRALGEDEQLALIAFVEAL; the protein is encoded by the coding sequence GTGGGGATCGCGCTGGCGACGGCGTGTGGGAACGACGCTCCCCGGCTGCCCGAGATCGCGGCCCCGCCGATCGAGCGGGTGGTGGAGGACCCGAGCGATGCGCCGCTCGCGGGGCTGAGCGCGGAGGAGCTCGCGCGCTTCGACGAGGGCGATGCGCGCTTCGAGCTGCCGTTCCGCGAGGCGCAGGGGCTGGGGCCGCTCTACGTGCACCGCGCCTGCACGAGCTGTCACGAGGACGACGCGCGAGGGCCGGGCGCGGTGCGGCGGATCGTGCGGCGCGGAGAGGATGCGCCGGCGCTGCCGTGGGGCGACGTGGTGCGGCCTCGGACGACCGCGGGGGCGACGATCGCGGTGATCGCGCCGGTGCATCCGTCGATCGGCGAGGTGGTGCGGCTGGCCCCGGCGGTGTTCGCGCGCGGGCTGATCGAGGCGATCCCCGATGCGGCGATCGAAGCCAACGAGCGCGCGCAGCGCGGTGTGATCAGCGGGCGGGTGGCGCGGCTCGCCGACGGGCGCATCGGGCGGTTCGGGCACAAGGCGCGCACCGCGACGCTCGACGAGTTCGTGGCGGACGCGCTGCTCGGCGACATGGGGCTCACGTCGCCGATGCGCCCCGAGGAGCTGCCGGGGCCCGAGGGGATTCGCGACGATGCGAAGCCGGGCGTCGACGTCAGCGACGAGGAGATCGCGCTGCTCGCGGACTACGTGCGGCTGCTCGCGATGCCGCGACGCGAGGCGCGCGATGCGCGGGTGTTCGAGGCGGTCGGATGCGCGACCTGCCACGTGCCGAGCACGCGCACCCGCGACGATCACGAGGTGCCCGCGCTGCGCGCCGTGGACGCGGCGATCTACAGCGATCTCTTGCTGCACGACATGGGCGACGCGCTCGCGGACGGGATCGCAGAGGGCGCAGCGAGCGGGCGCGAGTGGAGGACCGCACCGCTCGTCGGAGTGCGTCACCTGCGCGGGCTCATGCACGACGGACGAGCACGCACGGTGCGCGAGGCGATCGACGCGCATGCCTCCGAGGGCTCGGAAGCGAACGCGGTGGTGGAGAGATTTCGCGCGCTGGGTGAGGACGAGCAGCTCGCGCTGATCGCATTCGTCGAGGCGCTTTGA
- a CDS encoding LolA family protein, protein MKRRELVVALFVLGAARSVGAQARPTAAELAARVDAFYGRTRTIRARFTQFFFARAYGRTSTSRGSIVIERPGRVRFDYDPPNGKIFVAEGERWLMYEPFDGGPGQFSRGTSSALVAALGILSGAIALDAYRASVGDRSPGAPADTDVLELVPLQRDPHHRCVRLHVDPRGAVRRVGLLDHEGNWNTFALDALVFDEPIDPSTFTFTPPAGAREI, encoded by the coding sequence ATGAAGCGGCGGGAGCTCGTCGTGGCGCTCTTCGTGCTCGGTGCGGCGCGCTCCGTCGGCGCACAAGCGCGTCCGACCGCGGCGGAGCTCGCGGCGCGCGTCGATGCGTTCTACGGGCGCACCCGCACGATCCGCGCGCGCTTCACGCAGTTCTTCTTCGCACGCGCGTACGGCAGGACGAGCACCTCGCGCGGCAGCATCGTGATCGAGCGTCCCGGGCGCGTGCGCTTCGACTACGACCCGCCGAACGGGAAGATCTTCGTCGCCGAGGGCGAGCGCTGGCTGATGTACGAGCCGTTCGACGGCGGTCCCGGTCAGTTCTCGCGCGGCACTTCGAGCGCGCTGGTCGCGGCGCTGGGGATCCTCAGCGGCGCGATCGCGCTCGATGCATACCGCGCGTCGGTGGGCGATCGTTCGCCCGGCGCGCCCGCCGACACCGACGTGCTCGAGCTCGTTCCCCTGCAGCGCGATCCGCACCATCGATGCGTGCGTCTCCACGTCGACCCGCGTGGTGCGGTGCGGCGCGTCGGCCTGCTCGATCACGAGGGCAACTGGAACACCTTCGCGCTCGACGCGCTCGTGTTCGACGAGCCGATCGATCCGAGCACGTTCACCTTCACGCCGCCCGCCGGGGCGCGCGAGATCTGA